A section of the Bacillus horti genome encodes:
- a CDS encoding DoxX family protein, with translation MSNTVGFFDFMGIPRFMAYVVAVIELIGGLALVLGLGTRIVSALFAIIMLGAIFIVKIPAGFLGDGQSAGYELDLTY, from the coding sequence ATTTCAAATACAGTAGGCTTCTTTGACTTCATGGGAATCCCCAGGTTTATGGCTTATGTGGTGGCGGTCATTGAATTAATAGGGGGACTTGCCTTAGTTCTTGGACTTGGAACACGCATTGTTTCTGCCTTGTTTGCAATTATTATGCTAGGAGCTATCTTTATTGTTAAAATTCCAGCTGGCTTTCTAGGTGATGGTCAATCAGCAGGCTATGAGCTAGATCTTACTTACTAG
- a CDS encoding TetR/AcrR family transcriptional regulator, which produces MPPKKKFSEEQIIEAAFEIAKTEGMESITIRKVAEQLGSSIAPIYVNFTDVEDLIKAVMKKIVQLSQQMLQEQNSGNAFKDIGMASLQFAEEYPNLFRDFVMKPNEYLGDYDQDMGTELVAHMKTDPDLEGFTDEEIHMILFKMRAFQMGLTIMVANQLLPKEFNREKGIEILDSMAEDVLTATRLRKK; this is translated from the coding sequence ATGCCACCCAAGAAAAAGTTCTCTGAAGAGCAAATTATAGAAGCAGCGTTTGAAATTGCGAAAACAGAAGGGATGGAAAGCATTACGATAAGAAAAGTAGCTGAACAATTAGGAAGCTCAATTGCGCCAATTTACGTGAATTTTACGGACGTGGAAGATCTTATTAAAGCTGTGATGAAAAAGATTGTGCAGCTAAGTCAGCAAATGCTACAAGAACAAAACTCTGGGAATGCCTTTAAAGACATAGGGATGGCTAGTCTACAATTTGCTGAAGAATACCCTAACCTCTTCCGGGATTTTGTCATGAAACCAAATGAGTACCTTGGAGATTACGATCAAGATATGGGGACAGAACTAGTCGCTCATATGAAAACTGATCCGGACCTTGAAGGATTTACTGATGAGGAGATCCACATGATTTTATTTAAGATGAGAGCTTTTCAAATGGGGCTCACCATTATGGTGGCTAATCAATTACTTCCAAAAGAATTTAATAGAGAAAAAGGGATAGAAATCTTAGATAGTATGGCTGAGGATGTTTTGACGGCAACTCGATTGCGTAAGAAATAA